The following coding sequences are from one Scylla paramamosain isolate STU-SP2022 chromosome 21, ASM3559412v1, whole genome shotgun sequence window:
- the LOC135111329 gene encoding putative uncharacterized protein DDB_G0282129 gives MPSTRGNSNRRFLDQQQQQQQQRQQQHHQQQTKQQEQQRGQQLQRQAPQPQLLGANSDPNMENLANLDECELTQLTYSLSEESKVLVNILTRMISMKIKDEIKGLKDKLEEKDSQIESLKEDIYQLNEKIQILETNKDSVDQYERRDTIIVNSSVLPEENPAENATNIITSMFKDHLKVNISYSDINIAHRIGSVNTQRKRPIIVKLTNRSLKHDLIGACIKMKPQLYINESLTPKRLSPFKNILNIRREHWDKFQQCHTIDEKIIIKLKNSTVRHEIIDERTLLAFLDKYPQMKDSYLLTVNSA, from the coding sequence ATGCCTTCTACACGCGGCAACTCCAACCGTCGTTTCCTggaccaacagcaacaacaacaacaacagcgacaacagcaacatcatcagcaacagacgaaacaacaggaacaacaacggGGGCAACAGCTGCAACGGCAGGCACCACAGCCCCAGTTGCTAGGTGCCAATAGTGACCCAAATATGGAAAATCTGGCAAATCTAGACGAGTGTGAACTGACCCAGTTGACTTACTCGCTGTCGGAGGAGTCTAAAGTGCTCGTTAATATTCTGACACGTATGATCTCTATGAAAATCAAGGATGAAATTAAAGGCTTAAAAGATAAACTTGAAGAAAAAGACTCCCAGATAGAAAGTCTAAAGGAAGATATCTACcaattgaatgaaaaaatacagataCTGGAAACAAACAAGGATAGTGTCGACCAGTACGAACGGCGTGACACCATTATAGTGAATAGTTCTGTGCTACCGGAAGAAAATCCAGCAGAAAACGCCACCAACATCATCACATCTATGTTTAAAGACCATCTAAAAGTGAACATCAGTTACAGTGACATAAACATAGCACACAGAATTGGATCAGTGAACACACAACGCAAACGACCTATCATAGTGAAGCTCACGAATCGATCCCTAAAACACGACCTCATAGGAGCCTGCATCAAAATGAAACCACAACTCTACATAAACGAAAGCCTCACGCCGAAACGACTCAGCCCCTTCAAAAACATCCTCAACATCAGACGTGAGCATTGGGACAAGTTTCAGCAGTGCCACACTATAGATGAGAAGATAATCATCAAACTCAAGAACTCCACCGTCAGACATGAAATAATAGATGAACGGACATTGCTCGCCTTCCTGGATAAGTACCCCCAAATGAAAGACTCATACCTCTTGACAGTTAACTCTGCATAA